In a genomic window of Croceibacterium sp. TMG7-5b_MA50:
- a CDS encoding family 78 glycoside hydrolase catalytic domain encodes MKGIVPLVDRRQAMALVGGTLAVTPLAVRAQQADESGGLSAQRLRCEWLFDPLGIDTLRPRFCWELAAAGDRRGQHAARMRVLVASTPDLLLQRQGDVWDSGDLVTRLPRAQPDDPLPLTSHTPYHWMVGTIDQAGTTRWSTPATFATGLLAPSDWRGQWIAARPDRVVPAHFRGRSPDGPLSTEETVLPLLRRRFILPDRPARAIISLAGMGHFELTVNGHAVTTSVLNPGWTEYNRTVLYSTYDVTDLLQPGDNMLGVMLGNGMFNVERKADRKSKFVDSYGKPKLLLQMTLLRPDGTTSHLASDAEWETSDGPILFSSMYGGEDVDARREQVGWDLPGASVAGWTPVLPAGAPAGRLKAQAVPPVIVHERFTTIAVTEAKPGIFIYDLGQNFSGRPHIVVRGPAGMKVRFTPAEVLGPDGLVFQRSFNAGPGRWVTYEYTLAGSGEERFVPRFTYHGFRYIQVEGAIPTGGGAEIPQVMTIQGEFLFSDLPRVGTFDCSKPLFNQIHSLIERAVVSNSFSILTDCPHREKLAWLEQTHLNAATIMYNRDSAALYEKLVDDINDTQRADGMVPGIAPEYVAFLDAQGRDLDARNSPEWGAAVILASWAAYQSYGDPQPLATGYPAMRRYLDYLAGRAEGDLVDFGLGDWYDVGPGSLGASQLTNRALTGSATWYQALVTTARIAELFGNTADAQAFADQARRVLVAFNRRFFNSARNSYDRGSQTACAMPLALGMVPAGREPAVLDALVEAVRANANAVTAGDVGFHYVVRALAHYGRDDVLFDMMSVTESPSYGYQIARGATALTEAWDADPTKSNNHFMLGHGEGWLFGYLGGIQVDFSRRDAGAITIAPRPVGDVTSATASLRTIHGEVRSAWQRAGGLLTMDVLVPPGVEATVIVPTATPDAVREGGRRLRGAPGIRPVSAEAAGLRLVVGSGQYRFTAPFEGLPR; translated from the coding sequence GTGAAAGGGATCGTCCCGCTCGTCGACCGCCGGCAGGCCATGGCGCTGGTCGGCGGCACGCTGGCCGTCACCCCGCTGGCGGTACGGGCGCAACAGGCGGACGAGTCCGGCGGCCTCTCGGCGCAACGATTGCGGTGCGAGTGGCTGTTCGATCCGCTGGGTATCGATACGTTGCGGCCACGCTTCTGCTGGGAACTGGCGGCTGCGGGTGATCGGCGCGGGCAGCATGCCGCGCGGATGCGCGTGCTGGTGGCCAGCACGCCTGATCTGCTGCTGCAGCGACAAGGTGATGTGTGGGACAGCGGCGACTTGGTGACCCGCCTGCCGCGGGCGCAACCGGACGACCCGCTGCCGCTGACATCGCACACGCCTTATCACTGGATGGTCGGGACCATCGATCAGGCGGGCACCACGCGCTGGAGCACGCCCGCGACCTTCGCCACCGGTCTGCTCGCCCCGTCGGACTGGCGTGGACAATGGATCGCCGCCAGACCCGACCGAGTGGTGCCGGCGCATTTCCGTGGCCGAAGCCCCGATGGGCCGTTGTCGACGGAGGAGACGGTGCTGCCGCTCCTGCGCCGCCGCTTCATCCTGCCGGACAGACCGGCGCGGGCGATCATCTCGCTCGCCGGAATGGGCCATTTCGAGCTGACGGTGAACGGCCACGCGGTCACGACCAGCGTGCTCAATCCCGGCTGGACCGAATACAATCGGACTGTTCTCTATTCGACGTATGACGTCACCGACCTGCTGCAGCCGGGCGACAACATGCTGGGCGTGATGCTGGGCAACGGCATGTTCAACGTTGAACGCAAGGCGGACCGCAAGTCCAAATTCGTCGACAGCTACGGCAAGCCCAAGCTGCTGCTGCAGATGACGCTCCTCCGCCCGGACGGCACCACCAGCCATCTCGCCAGCGACGCCGAGTGGGAGACGAGCGACGGACCCATCCTGTTCTCCTCCATGTATGGCGGGGAAGATGTCGACGCCCGGCGCGAACAGGTCGGTTGGGACCTGCCGGGCGCTTCTGTTGCCGGCTGGACGCCAGTGCTGCCGGCCGGCGCCCCGGCGGGACGGTTGAAGGCCCAGGCCGTCCCGCCGGTAATCGTCCACGAACGCTTCACGACGATTGCCGTGACGGAGGCGAAGCCCGGCATCTTCATCTACGATCTCGGCCAGAACTTCTCCGGCCGGCCACATATCGTCGTGCGCGGGCCTGCCGGCATGAAGGTGCGGTTCACCCCGGCGGAGGTGCTGGGGCCGGACGGGCTGGTGTTCCAGCGCAGCTTCAATGCCGGGCCGGGCCGCTGGGTCACTTACGAATACACTCTGGCGGGGTCGGGGGAGGAGCGGTTCGTGCCGCGCTTCACCTATCACGGCTTCCGCTACATCCAAGTCGAAGGCGCAATACCGACGGGCGGCGGAGCCGAAATACCGCAGGTGATGACGATCCAGGGCGAGTTCCTGTTTTCGGACCTGCCGCGGGTCGGCACCTTCGATTGCAGCAAGCCACTGTTCAACCAGATCCATTCGCTGATCGAGCGGGCCGTGGTCAGCAATTCCTTCAGCATCCTGACCGACTGCCCGCACCGCGAAAAGCTGGCCTGGCTGGAACAGACACACCTCAATGCCGCGACCATCATGTACAATCGCGACAGCGCGGCATTGTACGAAAAGCTGGTCGACGACATCAACGACACGCAGCGAGCCGATGGCATGGTGCCCGGCATCGCGCCCGAATATGTTGCGTTCCTGGATGCGCAGGGCCGGGATCTTGATGCCCGCAACTCGCCCGAATGGGGCGCGGCGGTGATCCTGGCGTCATGGGCGGCGTATCAGAGCTACGGCGATCCGCAGCCGCTTGCCACCGGCTACCCCGCGATGCGCCGCTACCTCGACTACCTGGCCGGACGGGCGGAAGGCGACCTTGTCGATTTTGGACTGGGCGATTGGTACGATGTCGGCCCCGGCAGCCTTGGCGCCTCGCAATTGACGAACCGCGCGCTGACCGGGTCGGCTACCTGGTACCAGGCGCTGGTGACAACCGCGCGCATTGCCGAACTGTTCGGCAATACGGCGGATGCGCAGGCCTTTGCCGATCAGGCGCGACGTGTGCTCGTCGCGTTCAACCGGCGGTTCTTCAATTCGGCGCGCAACAGCTACGACCGGGGCAGCCAGACAGCCTGCGCCATGCCGCTGGCGCTGGGTATGGTCCCGGCTGGCCGGGAACCAGCGGTGCTGGATGCCTTGGTTGAGGCGGTTCGGGCCAACGCCAATGCGGTGACCGCGGGCGATGTCGGCTTCCACTACGTCGTGCGCGCGCTGGCGCACTATGGGCGCGACGATGTGCTGTTCGACATGATGTCGGTTACGGAGAGCCCCAGCTACGGCTACCAGATCGCGCGCGGCGCGACTGCGCTGACGGAGGCGTGGGACGCCGATCCGACCAAGTCGAACAACCACTTCATGCTGGGCCACGGAGAGGGCTGGCTGTTCGGGTATCTGGGCGGGATTCAGGTGGATTTCAGCCGCCGGGATGCCGGTGCGATAACGATCGCCCCACGCCCGGTCGGGGACGTGACCTCCGCCACCGCCAGCCTGCGCACCATCCATGGCGAGGTGCGCAGCGCATGGCAGCGTGCCGGCGGGCTGCTGACCATGGACGTGCTGGTCCCGCCCGGGGTCGAGGCGACGGTGATCGTGCCCACCGCCACGCCCGACGCGGTTCGCGAGGGTGGCCGCCGTCTGCGCGGGGCACCGGGCATCCGACCTGTCAGCGCCGAGGCAGCGGGCCTGCGGCTGGTGGTGGGTTCGGGCCAGTACCGCTTCACCGCTCCGTTCGAAGGATTGCCCAGGTGA
- a CDS encoding dihydrodipicolinate synthase family protein, whose product MGSPTNGVIPVMITPFTDAGQVDREGLERLVEWYIDHGASALFAVCLSSEMFFLDRDERREVARIVVDATRGRIPVVVSGHVSDDHAGQAADLRAVADIGADALILITNRLETPGTPGTLIERAERLMGEVPADLPLGFYECPRPARRLLTDEELRHFAQTGRFVLLKDVSCDLPTIRRRLDIVAGTPLAISNANAAIAFDAMKAGARGFCGIFANFAPDLYRWLLDHGEAQPDIAAEIAPMLALGSMCEAFGYPTIAKLYHQRIGTFASTHTRSLPGDVREQVWAIDPLLDNIVAAIGNARARIAATKTASRAAA is encoded by the coding sequence ATGGGCAGCCCGACCAATGGCGTGATCCCGGTGATGATCACGCCGTTCACCGACGCGGGACAGGTCGACCGCGAGGGGCTGGAGCGACTGGTCGAGTGGTACATCGACCATGGCGCCAGCGCATTGTTCGCGGTCTGCCTGTCGAGCGAGATGTTCTTCCTCGACCGTGACGAGCGGCGGGAGGTCGCGCGTATCGTCGTCGATGCGACACGCGGCCGTATCCCGGTCGTGGTGTCGGGCCACGTGTCGGATGATCATGCCGGACAAGCGGCCGATCTGCGCGCCGTGGCGGATATCGGCGCCGATGCGCTGATCCTGATCACCAACCGGCTGGAAACGCCTGGCACTCCCGGTACGCTGATCGAGCGGGCGGAGCGGCTGATGGGCGAGGTGCCGGCCGACCTGCCGCTGGGCTTCTACGAATGCCCGCGCCCTGCCCGTCGTCTGCTGACTGACGAGGAGCTGCGCCACTTCGCGCAGACCGGCCGCTTCGTGCTGCTGAAGGACGTGTCCTGCGACCTGCCGACCATCCGTCGCCGGTTGGATATCGTCGCCGGCACGCCGCTGGCGATCAGCAACGCCAATGCCGCCATCGCTTTCGACGCGATGAAGGCGGGTGCGCGCGGCTTCTGCGGCATCTTCGCCAATTTCGCGCCCGACCTCTATCGCTGGCTGCTCGACCATGGGGAGGCGCAGCCCGACATCGCGGCGGAGATCGCGCCAATGCTGGCGCTCGGCTCCATGTGCGAGGCGTTCGGCTATCCCACCATCGCCAAGCTGTACCATCAGCGGATCGGCACCTTCGCCTCCACCCATACACGATCCTTGCCGGGCGACGTGCGCGAACAGGTGTGGGCAATCGATCCCCTGCTCGACAACATCGTCGCCGCGATCGGGAACGCGCGCGCCAGGATCGCCGCTACCAAGACCGCGTCGCGCGCCGCCGCGTGA